DNA from Streptomyces sp. NBC_01476:
GCCTGCCGTGCGACGCGGGCACCCCGGACACCCCGGAGCCGGCTGCCGTCCGGCCGCACCACGGGCGCACCGACGCGGCCGGCATCGTGGTGCTCGCCTGTTGCGCCATCTGGGTGCTGGTGGCCGCGGCCGGCCGGTCCGCGCGGCCGGAGGGGACACTGCTTGCCCTGCTCGCCGTCACCGCTGGATACGCCGCCGGCCGTATCCTCGGCGCGCTGCTGCCGGTGCTGGCGCCGGCCACCGCCGCCGTGGCCGTACTGGCCCTGGTGCTGATCCCGCCGTCCCGGCTGTCCGCCCCCGCGGACAGCCCGCCGCTCGGCCGTCCCACCGCCGACGCGGCGCTGCTGGTACTGGCGGCCGGCGCCGCCTGCTGCGCGGCCTGGGCGGCCCACGGCAGGGTCCGGCGGACGCTGCTGCGGCTGACCGGGCTCGTTGCCGCGGTCGCCGCCTTCGCGCTGGGGTCGGCCGCGGGCTTCGCGGCGGGCATCGCCATCACCCTCTGCTCGCTGGCCGCGGCCCGGATGGAGCGCCGCCGGGTGCTGGGGCTGGCCGGTCTCGCGCTGGCCGCGGCGCTGGCGGTGGCCGGGACGTACGCGGTCGCCGCAGGCACGCTGCCGTCCGGTCTGTCGGCCTCCCTCACCGGGCAGCTCACCCGGCCGCGGGTCCAGGTGTGGCACGAGGCGATGGCGATCGCCGAGCACCATCCGGTGCGGGGAGTGGGGCCCGAGCGGTTCACCGAAGAGGCCGGAGCGCTGCCCACCGACGTGTCCACGCCCCCGGCGGGGGCGCCGCGGTCGGCGCCCCTCCAGCTCG
Protein-coding regions in this window:
- a CDS encoding O-antigen ligase family protein, with amino-acid sequence MDTTAGGSPDAAHAGLPCDAGTPDTPEPAAVRPHHGRTDAAGIVVLACCAIWVLVAAAGRSARPEGTLLALLAVTAGYAAGRILGALLPVLAPATAAVAVLALVLIPPSRLSAPADSPPLGRPTADAALLVLAAGAACCAAWAAHGRVRRTLLRLTGLVAAVAAFALGSAAGFAAGIAITLCSLAAARMERRRVLGLAGLALAAALAVAGTYAVAAGTLPSGLSASLTGQLTRPRVQVWHEAMAIAEHHPVRGVGPERFTEEAGALPTDVSTPPAGAPRSAPLQLAAEQGYPGVALLALAYGWVLCALWRSSRPTPVVLTAGAALTGLALLATVDPVLSFAVVTAGAGFLAGVATARPLEESPAG